A region of Micromonospora sp. WMMD882 DNA encodes the following proteins:
- the cas6e gene encoding type I-E CRISPR-associated protein Cas6/Cse3/CasE yields the protein MFLTRFPINPARRAARKLLSSPHAMHAAVRAAFPAVEDYETADARTLWRLDAPAAHTVHLYVVSPGRPDLTHLVEQAGWPTSAESWVTRDYGGLLDSLAAGQRWAFRLTANPAHSGRKTADAKETQRFGHLREPEQVGWLVSRAARNGFALAEQQDGQPNLRLRRRQTQSFKRGMGTVTLTTATYDGILTVTDADAFRRALTGGIGHAKAYGCGLLTLAPAQTAT from the coding sequence ATGTTCCTCACCCGATTCCCGATCAACCCGGCCCGCCGGGCCGCGCGCAAGCTGCTCTCCTCGCCGCACGCCATGCACGCGGCCGTCCGGGCCGCCTTCCCCGCCGTCGAGGACTACGAAACCGCCGACGCCCGTACGCTGTGGCGGCTCGACGCCCCGGCCGCGCACACCGTCCACCTGTACGTCGTCAGCCCCGGCCGCCCCGACCTCACCCACCTGGTCGAGCAGGCCGGTTGGCCGACCAGCGCGGAGAGCTGGGTGACCCGCGACTACGGCGGCCTGCTCGACTCCCTGGCCGCCGGCCAGCGCTGGGCGTTCCGGCTGACCGCGAACCCCGCCCACAGCGGACGCAAGACCGCCGACGCCAAGGAGACCCAACGTTTCGGCCACCTGCGCGAGCCGGAGCAGGTCGGATGGCTGGTCAGCCGGGCCGCCCGCAACGGGTTCGCCCTGGCCGAGCAGCAGGACGGCCAGCCCAACCTGCGGCTGCGCCGACGGCAGACGCAGTCCTTCAAGCGGGGGATGGGCACGGTCACCCTCACCACGGCCACCTACGACGGCATCCTCACCGTCACCGACGCGGACGCCTTCCGGCGGGCGCTGACCGGCGGCATCGGCCACGCCAAGGCGTACGGCTGCGGTCTGCTCACGCTGGCTCCCGCGCAGACGGCGACGTGA